A part of Lactobacillus sp. ESL0700 genomic DNA contains:
- a CDS encoding PTS transporter subunit EIIC, protein MNENKMSLTDRFTEIAAKIGNITYLKILRDAFQVIMPMFVLAGLATLLNSVVFPAVAKGDLLIKLQTFGTLLNNATLNISAMLVAPMISYYLCKTRKFDNPMTAVIVTIASMFAIMPITNQVAAVNSTKMINVANIVTYDKIGTNGMFAGIIIGFVATELFIKLSKLKSLKINLGQGIPPAVASSFELMLPIFITIGVICLVCTLLIDFWNTSLVDVIAMAIQKPLTKVGNSFAGFTFLFGLANFVFSIGIHPSTITSSIMKAPLMVAMNENMSAAAAGHTAPNIINYSFRIIFGQIGGTGATLGLLIAILLFTKWKPYKEVSKLALAPAIFNINEPIVFGLPVVFNVSLMIPFVFGPIMGTTIGYIATAIGFIKPLTVLVPWTIPPFANGFLASGGDWKVVALQVIIVILQALLYLPFLKVSERIARREAAEAEMEK, encoded by the coding sequence ATGAATGAAAATAAAATGTCACTTACTGACCGTTTTACCGAAATAGCGGCCAAAATTGGCAATATTACTTATTTAAAAATTTTAAGAGATGCTTTTCAAGTAATTATGCCAATGTTCGTTTTAGCTGGATTGGCTACCTTATTAAATAGTGTAGTATTTCCAGCTGTGGCCAAAGGGGATTTGTTAATCAAATTACAAACCTTTGGTACTTTGTTAAATAATGCCACTTTAAATATTTCTGCAATGCTTGTTGCACCAATGATTTCATACTATCTTTGCAAAACAAGAAAATTTGATAATCCAATGACTGCCGTCATAGTTACTATTGCTAGTATGTTTGCAATTATGCCAATTACTAACCAAGTAGCTGCTGTTAATTCAACTAAAATGATTAACGTGGCTAACATTGTTACTTACGATAAAATCGGTACTAACGGGATGTTTGCCGGTATTATCATTGGCTTTGTCGCTACTGAATTATTTATTAAACTATCCAAATTAAAGTCCTTGAAGATTAATTTAGGACAGGGGATACCACCTGCAGTTGCTTCAAGCTTCGAATTAATGCTTCCAATTTTTATCACTATTGGCGTAATTTGTTTGGTATGTACTTTATTGATTGACTTTTGGAACACAAGTTTAGTCGATGTTATTGCAATGGCCATTCAAAAGCCATTAACCAAAGTGGGTAATAGTTTTGCTGGTTTTACGTTCTTGTTCGGCTTGGCCAACTTTGTATTTTCAATTGGTATTCATCCATCAACCATTACTAGTTCAATTATGAAAGCACCCTTAATGGTTGCCATGAATGAAAACATGTCAGCTGCAGCTGCCGGTCATACAGCACCAAACATTATTAACTATTCTTTCCGGATCATTTTTGGCCAAATTGGTGGTACGGGTGCAACTTTGGGATTATTAATTGCTATCTTGTTATTTACTAAGTGGAAGCCTTATAAAGAAGTTTCTAAATTAGCTTTAGCACCAGCTATTTTCAATATTAATGAACCAATTGTCTTTGGTTTACCAGTAGTCTTCAACGTATCATTAATGATCCCGTTTGTCTTTGGACCAATTATGGGAACTACTATTGGTTACATCGCAACAGCTATTGGCTTTATTAAGCCGTTAACCGTTTTAGTACCATGGACAATCCCACCATTTGCTAATGGTTTCTTAGCCAGCGGCGGTGACTGGAAGGTAGTTGCCTTGCAAGTCATTATTGTTATTCTACAAGCCTTACTTTACCTGCCATTCTTGAAAGTTTCTGAAAGAATTGCTAGAAGAGAAGCTGCTGAAGCAGAAATGGAGAAATAA